Proteins from a genomic interval of Zingiber officinale cultivar Zhangliang chromosome 2A, Zo_v1.1, whole genome shotgun sequence:
- the LOC122044367 gene encoding uncharacterized protein LOC122044367 — MFRRLCAAIHRRLQVTTTLGHRRIIAPSRPHFLGSVKPYSASSVGADDPSSLTASSLMRSCGISDRAALSISKKVQLDTLDKALSVLTLLKDYGFDEAHLVRLVDRLPGVLVMDVEKILKPKLELFRGISLVGTALPEILSARPILLRRSLEKRLLPNSELLKSILITNANLVNAIKNSPWLMAVDIRTKVLPKVDALRAHCVPDDVIFLLLTHYGHTLLTDTNRFNEAFDKIKNMGICPKKTTFARALGVLALLPEKKWVEKVETFMGLGWSQDNVLEAFSKQPHIVRISTEKTRKTVKFVEEKLGWTPEHTVKNPTILLLSLEKRLMPRYAVLHILMHKGLIKAGFKGSHFLVSNEKFMMQFVTKYQDKVPEIVEAIKGVKSCS, encoded by the coding sequence ATGTTTCGACGTCTCTGCGCCGCCATCCACCGTCGACTTCAAGTGACTACCACTCTCGGCCATCGTCGGATCATCGCCCCCTCCCGCCCACACTTTCTGGGATCCGTCAAACCCTATTCTGCTTCCTCTGTCGGCGCCGACGATCCCTCATCCCTGACCGCTTCTTCCCTCATGAGATCGTGCGGGATCTCCGACCGTGCCGCCCTCTCCATCTCCAAGAAAGTCCAGCTCGACACCCTCGACAAAGCGCTCTCGGTTCTCACCCTCCTCAAGGACTACGGCTTCGACGAAGCCCATCTCGTCCGCCTCGTCGACCGCCTTCCCGGTGTTCTCGTGATGGACGTCGAGAAGATCTTGAAGCCAAAGCTGGAGCTCTTCCGCGGGATCAGCCTCGTCGGAACCGCCCTCCCGGAGATCCTGTCAGCTAGGCCCATTCTGCTCAGACGCAGCTTAGAGAAGCGATTGCTCCCCAACTCTGAGCTCCTCAAATCAATTTTGATAACGAATGCGAACCTTGTGAATGCCATAAAGAACTCACCTTGGTTGATGGCCGTAGACATCAGAACCAAAGTGCTTCCCAAGGTCGATGCTCTGCGCGCACACTGCGTGCCGGATGATGTAATCTTTCTGCTTTTGACCCATTACGGCCACACTTTGCTGACAGATACAAATCGATTCAATGAGGCCTTTGACAAGATCAAGAATATGGGAATCTGTCCGAAGAAAACTACTTTCGCCCGTGCACTCGGGGTGCTTGCTCTGTTGCCCGAGAAGAAGTGGGTGGAGAAAGTGGAGACCTTTATGGGATTGGGATGGTCACAGGATAATGTCCTGGAGGCCTTCTCAAAACAGCCTCACATTGTGCGGATATCGACTGAGAAGACAAGGAAGACTGTGAAGTTTGTGGAAGAGAAGCTGGGATGGACGCCGGAGCACACAGTGAAGAATCCAACTATCCTGTTGTTGAGCCTGGAGAAGAGGTTGATGCCCAGGTATGCCGTCCTGCACATTCTTATGCACAAGGGATTGATCAAGGCTGGCTTCAAAGGGAGTCATTTCCTGGTTTCGAATGAGAAGTTCATGATGCAATTTGTGACCAAGTATCAAGATAAAGTTCCAGAAATTGTTGAAGCTATCAAAGGAGTGAAATCTTGTAGTTGA